One region of Vibrio sp. FE10 genomic DNA includes:
- a CDS encoding ankyrin repeat domain-containing protein has translation MTEQLLTAIESGNLALLNDVLEQQPELVNTVFEELGATPFELALKNGFSAITENIMNSDGFDINHAGHNPLRLAIELGFLDIAKALLHKGANPNYRPQQISSALLLCLDNEYFEIAELMVEKGAEVNIRNDKGWTPLIWASMKGRIKAVEFLLKYGAAVDVCNNDGWNAVTGAYFKQRIEIVDKLLAKGAVFSAKYSEAAMLSAYQSGHINIAKKLLADGVNPDVENEDKETMLIIAIAKGDDEMIKALVAAGANPNARNKDSHPALALLAQNGKTGLISLLIDKGVDVNIQCKSGRTAAYRAATYNQVSTLEFLHSKGANLDLRNEGGWSPLMVAASSGYLESVLKLVGLGANTEFETKKGNSAQDIAKLNAPTHGSASNVNGHRIYPMLDTSFRQIVDFLAGTRQQ, from the coding sequence ATGACTGAGCAACTATTAACAGCCATTGAGTCTGGTAATTTGGCGTTATTGAACGATGTACTTGAACAACAACCAGAGTTAGTTAACACCGTCTTTGAAGAGCTAGGAGCAACGCCGTTTGAGCTTGCTTTGAAAAATGGTTTTTCGGCAATCACCGAGAACATCATGAACAGTGACGGTTTTGATATCAATCATGCAGGCCATAACCCACTTCGGTTAGCAATCGAACTAGGTTTCTTGGATATTGCTAAAGCACTGTTACACAAAGGCGCAAATCCTAACTATCGACCACAACAAATAAGTAGCGCATTGTTGCTTTGTTTAGACAATGAATATTTTGAAATCGCTGAGTTGATGGTTGAAAAAGGTGCTGAAGTTAATATTCGTAACGACAAGGGCTGGACACCATTGATTTGGGCATCAATGAAAGGTCGAATCAAAGCGGTTGAGTTTCTGCTTAAGTACGGTGCCGCCGTTGATGTTTGTAACAACGATGGTTGGAATGCGGTAACGGGCGCTTACTTCAAACAACGCATAGAGATAGTAGATAAATTACTCGCTAAAGGAGCGGTGTTCAGTGCGAAGTATTCAGAAGCCGCCATGTTGTCAGCGTATCAAAGTGGGCATATCAACATCGCGAAGAAGCTGCTAGCTGATGGTGTGAATCCTGATGTTGAAAACGAAGATAAAGAAACGATGCTGATTATCGCCATTGCTAAAGGTGATGACGAAATGATCAAAGCGCTTGTTGCGGCTGGTGCGAATCCAAACGCAAGAAATAAGGATTCACACCCAGCGTTAGCTTTATTGGCTCAAAATGGCAAAACAGGACTCATTTCGTTGCTGATAGATAAGGGTGTGGATGTCAATATTCAGTGTAAGTCTGGAAGAACCGCTGCTTATCGGGCTGCAACTTATAATCAAGTCTCAACATTAGAATTTCTCCATAGCAAAGGTGCCAATCTTGACTTGAGAAATGAGGGTGGATGGTCACCTTTGATGGTTGCAGCTAGTAGTGGCTACCTCGAATCTGTACTGAAACTGGTTGGACTTGGAGCTAATACTGAATTTGAAACTAAAAAGGGTAATTCGGCCCAAGATATTGCGAAATTAAATGCTCCGACTCATGGAAGTGCGAGTAACGTAAATGGGCACCGTATTTATCCAATGCTTGATACTAGCTTTAGGCAAATTGTTGACTTCTTAGCAGGAACCCGTCAGCAATGA
- a CDS encoding restriction endonuclease subunit S, with protein sequence MSFDLPFELPVGWEAFTVDELVKNKVIAKPLDGNHGGTHPKASDYVESGIPFVMASDLSGGRVDLTACKFITHEQASGLRKGFSKVGDVLLSHKATIGRTAIVQDNDHDYIMLTPQVTYYRVLDESKLSNIYLKSYFDSRFFQNVLGLWAGSGSTRAYLGITGQLKLPVIVPPIAIQKVISRQVNALTKKVTVNNQINQTLEEMAQAIFKSWFVDFEPVKAKMNGEQPEGMDADTASLFPEKLVESELGLIPEGWEAGELSDLMDFNPKRTLKKGTVAPYLDMKNMPTAGHLALDIYDREMGSGTKFINGDALLARITPCLENGKSAYIDFLEDEQVGWGSTEYIVMRSKSDSYKYFSYFMARFEPFRKFAIQSMTGTSGRQRAQAKTVQTMPFVIPPLAILEKFDELVAANMKLIKRHGDENKTLVQLRDTLLPKLLSGELPLSD encoded by the coding sequence ATGAGCTTTGATTTGCCTTTTGAACTGCCAGTAGGTTGGGAAGCATTTACAGTTGATGAGTTAGTAAAGAATAAAGTTATTGCTAAGCCATTGGATGGGAATCACGGAGGAACTCACCCGAAAGCCTCAGATTATGTTGAGTCAGGCATTCCATTTGTCATGGCATCTGACCTATCTGGTGGTCGCGTTGACTTGACTGCGTGTAAGTTTATTACTCACGAACAAGCTTCAGGTTTGAGAAAAGGCTTTTCCAAAGTCGGTGACGTTTTGTTATCTCATAAAGCTACTATTGGTCGAACGGCAATAGTTCAAGACAATGATCACGACTATATTATGCTCACCCCTCAAGTTACCTATTATCGGGTGTTGGATGAAAGCAAGCTAAGTAATATTTATCTAAAATCATATTTTGATTCACGTTTCTTCCAGAATGTTTTGGGGTTATGGGCAGGTTCTGGTTCAACTAGGGCTTACCTTGGAATAACGGGTCAACTAAAATTACCTGTTATCGTTCCACCAATCGCAATTCAAAAAGTGATTTCTCGACAAGTAAACGCTCTGACTAAGAAAGTTACTGTTAACAATCAAATCAACCAAACTCTAGAAGAAATGGCACAAGCCATCTTCAAGTCATGGTTTGTTGATTTCGAGCCAGTGAAAGCCAAGATGAATGGCGAGCAACCTGAGGGTATGGATGCTGACACTGCCTCGCTATTCCCAGAAAAGCTCGTTGAGTCTGAGTTAGGTTTGATACCTGAGGGTTGGGAAGCAGGAGAATTGTCGGACTTGATGGACTTCAATCCTAAACGCACTCTCAAGAAAGGCACAGTAGCTCCATATCTAGATATGAAAAACATGCCAACAGCAGGTCACCTTGCTTTGGACATCTATGATCGAGAAATGGGTAGCGGCACTAAATTTATAAATGGTGATGCATTACTTGCGCGTATAACACCATGTCTAGAAAACGGTAAAAGTGCATACATAGATTTTCTTGAAGATGAACAAGTTGGCTGGGGTTCTACTGAATACATTGTCATGCGTTCGAAGTCTGACAGCTACAAATACTTCAGCTATTTTATGGCGAGATTTGAGCCGTTCAGAAAGTTTGCAATTCAAAGTATGACGGGGACTAGTGGTCGTCAACGAGCACAAGCCAAGACTGTTCAAACCATGCCTTTTGTTATTCCACCGCTTGCCATTCTTGAGAAGTTCGATGAACTAGTCGCTGCAAATATGAAGTTGATTAAGCGCCACGGTGATGAAAATAAGACACTTGTCCAGTTACGTGACACTTTGCTTCCTAAGCTGTTATCAGGAGAATTACCTCTAAGTGACTAA